The bacterium genome segment ACTCCTCAGTTGAGCGGGTTATTCTTCCAGATGCTACTACGCTCATAGATTACATGCTCGATAGGCTTAACTACATACTTTCCGGGCTTCGCGTTAACACTGACAAGATGATGGAAAACATAATGCTTACGCGGGGACACATATTCAGCCAACGGCTCATGCACAGGCTTATCCGCGCTGGCTTGCCACGGGAAACCGCATATCTTCTCGTTCAGGGGCGCGCCATGGCAAGTTGGGCTAAAGGACTTGACTTCAGGGAAGAGGTAATAAAAGATGGCGAGATAAGAAGATACATATCCCTCGAGGAGATAGAAGCCTTATTCGACCTTGATGTTTACATTCGATATGTTAATTACATATTCAAACGAGTTTTCGGAGGTAAGCGGTAATATGGTTCGGAGCGCTGATATAGTCATAATAGGCGGTGGTATAATAGGCTGTGCCACCGCATACGAGCTTGCAAAACTTGGCGCCAAAAATGTAGTCGTTCTTGAGAAAAGTTACATTACATCGGGTTCAACGGGGCGCTGTGGTGCTGGAGTGAGACAACAATGGGGATTGAAACTTAACGCACTTCTTGCCAAAAAATCGGTGGAAATTTTCGAGTGTCTGGAAGCTGAGCTGGGAATGGACATAGAATTTCGTCAGGGTGGTTATCTCGTTCTTGCGCACACTGAAAAGCAGGTGGAACAGTTCAAAAAGAACATTGCACTGCAAAATTCGCTTGGAATACCTTCTCGATTCGTCACCAAAGAAGAAGCCAAAGAAATATGCCCGCCGATAAATACTGATTCGTTTATCGTCGCAACATACTGCCCTACAGATGGTCACGCGAACCCATTTCTTACTACATTCGCCTACCAGCGCGCAGCCGAGCGACTTGGAGTTAAGTTCTATCGATATACTGAGGCACAGGCTATAACAAAAAACAGCGATAGGACATTCGTGGTTCATACCAATCGCGGCGATATAAGCACCCAAAAAATTCTTAACGCTGCGGGTCCGTGGGCTCGCGAAGTAGCCAACATGGTAGGCGTGGACATCCCAACACACCCCGAACGACACCAGATAATGGTTACCGAACCTGTAGCCCCACTATTCGACACGATGGTGATTTCGTTTCAGATAGGTATCTATGTTCAGCAGGTTCCGCACGGTAGCTTTGTTCTGGGAATAGGCGAGAAAGAAGAGCCATCGCACAATATAAATAGCACATGGCAGTTTCTTGAACACATAACGGGAGAACTCGTGAGAATTCTTCCTATAATGGCCAATTTGCGCGTCGTGAGGCAATGGGCAGGTTCTTATACGAAAACACCCGACTCTGCTCCCATATTGGGCGAGCACCCCGAAGTGCCGAATTTCTTTATGGCAGTGGGATTTTCAGGACATGGTTTTATGGTTGCCCCCATGACTGCGCGAGTTACCGCTCAAATGATGCTGGGACAAAGACCAGAAATAGATGTCTCACCACTTTTCCTCGACAGATTCGAGCGTGGCGAACTAATCGTTGAGCCGAGTGTAGTGGGTTAAAAGCGCTGCGTCTATAGCCATTAATGGAAAAGCCCCAAATAATTAGTTCAGTAAACGCATAAAAACATTATTCTACATTCTGCACCTGCTCTCTAATCCGCTCGAGCTCTTCCTTGAAATCAATAACTATTTGCGATATCTCGAGAAGGTCGTTTTTCGAGCCTATAGTATTTATTTCTCTCAGGCATTCCTGAAGAGTAAAGTTAAGAATACTCCCGGTCGGTTTGCGACTACGAAGTGCGCTGTAAAGACGGTTAAGGTGAGCCTCAAGGCGGGTTATCTCCTCGGTAAAATCGCTTCTTATCGCATAGTATGTTATTTCCTGAACAAGCCTGTTTTCGTCAATTTTCGAGTTTTCCGCAAGCTGGGTTATTTGCTCTCTAAGCTTTTGAGCTCTCATATGCAAGGCTTTATCTTTTAGCTCTTTTATGGTTTTAATGAATCCGGAAAGTCGCTTGAGCCGTTTTGATATATCTCTCTGTATTGCTCTGCCTTCCTCCTTGCGAGATATTTGAAGTTTTATTAACGCTTCCTCGGCCGCCCTTAGCGAAACCTCAAGAAGCTTTTCCTGAACCTCAGGGTCGGGAGTTCTCATTATTAGTTCGGGCATTTGAATGAATCTGTCGAGACAAACCACAGTTTGCTCAGGCGTTAAGCGCGAATCTATCTCTTGTATCAGGGCAGTATATGCTTCGAGAAGGTTTTCGTCTATGGAAAGATTCCACGCTTCCCTGCCAGCCTGAAGCACATTAACTGTAAGGTTAACTCTACCTCGACTCACATATTTTCGTATAAGCTTCACGAACTCGAGCTCGAACCCATTCAGAAGTGGATGGAGCCTTACTATAGGCTCAAGATATCTTGAATTAAGGGACTTAACCTCAGCAGCAACCACGAAATCGTCTTCTGCCCTCGTGGCGCTGCCGCAGCCCGTCATCGATACCAACATTTATGGCTCCTTACCATTTTAATTTTAATACCTCATTATTTCCCAAAAATAGACTTCAACCCCTTCT includes the following:
- a CDS encoding FAD-binding oxidoreductase, which gives rise to MVRSADIVIIGGGIIGCATAYELAKLGAKNVVVLEKSYITSGSTGRCGAGVRQQWGLKLNALLAKKSVEIFECLEAELGMDIEFRQGGYLVLAHTEKQVEQFKKNIALQNSLGIPSRFVTKEEAKEICPPINTDSFIVATYCPTDGHANPFLTTFAYQRAAERLGVKFYRYTEAQAITKNSDRTFVVHTNRGDISTQKILNAAGPWAREVANMVGVDIPTHPERHQIMVTEPVAPLFDTMVISFQIGIYVQQVPHGSFVLGIGEKEEPSHNINSTWQFLEHITGELVRILPIMANLRVVRQWAGSYTKTPDSAPILGEHPEVPNFFMAVGFSGHGFMVAPMTARVTAQMMLGQRPEIDVSPLFLDRFERGELIVEPSVVG
- a CDS encoding YicC family protein, producing MLVSMTGCGSATRAEDDFVVAAEVKSLNSRYLEPIVRLHPLLNGFELEFVKLIRKYVSRGRVNLTVNVLQAGREAWNLSIDENLLEAYTALIQEIDSRLTPEQTVVCLDRFIQMPELIMRTPDPEVQEKLLEVSLRAAEEALIKLQISRKEEGRAIQRDISKRLKRLSGFIKTIKELKDKALHMRAQKLREQITQLAENSKIDENRLVQEITYYAIRSDFTEEITRLEAHLNRLYSALRSRKPTGSILNFTLQECLREINTIGSKNDLLEISQIVIDFKEELERIREQVQNVE